From a single Cytophagales bacterium WSM2-2 genomic region:
- the yojE gene encoding permease, whose amino-acid sequence MDVKKYYASGVVAFLIWGFFPLVLRSVNTHPAGEILYFRVLFSLLILTVILFGFMRKQIRESLSVLKSITPQARRTVIILTLLGGALLTINWLVFIHVVNQVNIKTASFSYLICPVVTAVLGYVLLKEKMTLIQWIAILLCAISCVLMGINNISELGYSLLIAFSYAFYLISQRKNQGFNRMIVLGIQVLVAFIIMNLFFGQLVGSIVVDVPFYTITLSIALMFTILPLFLNLYALNKINAATIGILMYLNPLINFCIAFLYFNEMASLIQVIGYGIIAIALVLFNYQVLKRTTAR is encoded by the coding sequence ATGGATGTGAAAAAGTATTATGCTTCGGGTGTGGTGGCCTTTCTGATTTGGGGATTTTTCCCATTAGTGTTACGTTCGGTTAATACGCACCCTGCCGGTGAAATTCTGTACTTCCGGGTTTTGTTTTCGCTGCTCATCCTCACCGTGATCCTTTTCGGATTCATGCGAAAACAAATAAGAGAAAGTCTGTCTGTGTTAAAATCAATTACACCACAGGCCAGGCGAACAGTTATCATTTTAACATTATTAGGCGGTGCGCTACTCACGATCAACTGGTTGGTGTTTATTCACGTAGTAAACCAGGTAAATATCAAGACGGCTTCTTTTTCGTACCTGATTTGCCCCGTGGTGACGGCTGTGTTGGGCTACGTTCTGCTGAAAGAAAAGATGACGCTCATCCAATGGATCGCCATTCTGCTTTGCGCCATCAGTTGTGTACTGATGGGAATCAATAATATCTCAGAGTTGGGCTATAGTTTGCTCATAGCTTTCTCCTATGCGTTCTATTTAATCTCACAACGAAAGAATCAAGGCTTCAATCGCATGATTGTGCTTGGTATTCAAGTATTGGTTGCATTCATTATCATGAATTTGTTTTTTGGTCAATTGGTTGGAAGTATTGTGGTCGATGTCCCGTTTTATACCATTACATTGTCCATCGCGCTCATGTTTACTATACTGCCCCTTTTTCTCAATTTATACGCTTTGAATAAGATCAACGCGGCAACGATTGGCATCCTGATGTATCTCAATCCGCTGATCAATTTCTGTATCGCTTTTTTGTACTTCAATGAAATGGCTTCTTTGATCCAGGTTATAGGTTATGGGATCATTGCCATTGCATTGGTTCTTTTCAATTACCAGGTCTTGAAAAGAACTACAGCGCGTTAG
- a CDS encoding deoxyhypusine synthase yields the protein MSNRPISAFIEKNYLHFNAAALVDAAKGYKKHIAEGKKMLVSLAGAMSTGELGISFAEMIRQNKVQIISCTGANLEEDIMNLVAHSHYRRIPNYRDLTPEQEWDLLQNHLNRVTDTCIPEEEAFRRLQKHLFKVWKDAEDKGERLFPHEFMFRMINSGDLKQYYEIDPKNSWMIAAAEKNMPMVVPGWEDSTMGNIFASYCLTGELKASTMKSGIEYMVWLADWYTNNAGEHGIGFFQIGGGIAGDFPICVVPMLHQDLERDNVPFWSYFCQISDSTTSYGSYSGAVPNEKITWGKLSIDTPKFIVESDATIVAPLMFAYILDM from the coding sequence ATGAGCAATCGTCCGATTTCAGCCTTTATCGAAAAGAACTACTTGCACTTCAATGCTGCCGCCCTGGTGGATGCAGCCAAAGGATATAAGAAACACATTGCCGAAGGCAAAAAAATGCTCGTGTCACTTGCAGGAGCGATGAGTACAGGCGAACTGGGGATCAGCTTTGCCGAAATGATTCGCCAGAATAAGGTGCAGATCATCTCTTGTACCGGTGCCAACCTGGAGGAAGATATTATGAACCTGGTGGCCCACTCCCACTACAGAAGAATTCCCAACTACCGCGACCTTACACCGGAGCAAGAATGGGATTTGTTGCAAAACCATTTGAACCGCGTTACGGATACGTGTATCCCCGAAGAAGAGGCTTTCCGCAGATTGCAAAAGCATTTGTTTAAAGTATGGAAAGATGCCGAAGACAAAGGCGAGCGCTTATTCCCGCATGAGTTCATGTTCCGCATGATCAACAGCGGTGACCTGAAACAATACTACGAGATCGATCCGAAGAACTCATGGATGATTGCAGCAGCCGAGAAAAACATGCCGATGGTTGTGCCTGGTTGGGAAGACAGCACTATGGGAAATATTTTCGCTTCGTACTGCTTGACTGGCGAATTGAAAGCGAGCACGATGAAAAGCGGTATCGAATACATGGTATGGCTTGCCGATTGGTACACGAACAATGCAGGTGAACATGGCATCGGCTTCTTCCAGATAGGTGGTGGTATTGCCGGAGACTTCCCGATTTGTGTTGTACCGATGTTGCACCAGGATTTGGAAAGAGACAACGTTCCATTCTGGAGCTATTTCTGCCAGATCAGTGACAGCACCACAAGCTATGGATCATACTCCGGTGCGGTTCCTAATGAAAAGATCACCTGGGGTAAATTGAGTATTGATACTCCCAAGTTTATTGTAGAGAGTGATGCAACGATCGTGGCGCCTTTAATGTTTGCGTACATTTTGGATATGTAA
- a CDS encoding alpha-N-arabinofuranosidase produces the protein MKSRFALLLHFLSITLTAQTSISLNVDSAKTKISKHIYGHFAEHLGRVIYDGMVVGDNKDIPNTNGVRNDVIAALKNLNIPNLRWPGGCFADTYHWKDAIGMKKERKPIENLSWGNYREDNSFGTNEFLNLCELLGAEPYLAANMNTGTVQEAVEWIQYVNHANGTSYLTDLREKSGRTKPWNVKYWGIGNESWDCGGNMTANYYANLYKQYATAMTTYSNTEKLFRIAVGPGFPDYTWTETIMKDIPSKRIEGLSIHHYAVKWEHRSSSYEFNDDEYFTTMKSAWFMEEFIARNCAVMDKYDPKKNVALVVDEWGGWYDPDPRGNGALYQQNTMRDAMIAGLTLNIFNNHADRVRMANLAQTVNALQSVILTQKEKMILTPTYHVMEMYKVHQDATLVPVSISIREFVRGENKLQAVSASASIDATGKMHISLVNLDNKTSEPLVINLKGFHANKIGGRMLTSAKVQDHNTFENPSLVTPKNYSEAKLSNDKITLTLPPVSVVVLELTR, from the coding sequence ATGAAATCACGCTTTGCACTTCTCCTGCACTTTCTGTCTATAACATTAACTGCGCAAACCTCCATCTCTCTGAATGTTGATTCAGCAAAAACAAAAATCAGCAAGCACATTTACGGGCATTTTGCAGAACATCTGGGCCGGGTCATTTACGACGGGATGGTCGTGGGCGACAACAAAGACATCCCCAATACCAATGGCGTAAGGAACGATGTGATCGCAGCTCTTAAAAACCTAAACATCCCCAACCTGCGCTGGCCCGGTGGCTGCTTTGCTGATACTTACCATTGGAAGGATGCCATCGGAATGAAGAAGGAAAGAAAACCGATCGAGAATTTGTCCTGGGGCAACTACCGTGAGGACAACAGTTTTGGCACAAATGAGTTTCTGAATCTGTGCGAGTTACTCGGTGCAGAGCCCTACCTCGCAGCGAATATGAATACGGGAACGGTACAAGAGGCCGTGGAGTGGATCCAGTATGTCAACCATGCCAATGGCACAAGTTACCTCACGGACTTACGGGAAAAATCAGGTCGCACCAAGCCGTGGAACGTAAAGTACTGGGGAATAGGAAACGAATCATGGGATTGTGGTGGCAACATGACTGCAAATTATTATGCCAACCTATACAAGCAATACGCCACGGCCATGACCACCTATTCGAATACGGAAAAACTCTTCCGGATAGCGGTTGGCCCGGGTTTTCCGGATTATACATGGACTGAAACAATCATGAAAGATATTCCCTCCAAGCGCATCGAAGGTCTCTCCATCCATCACTATGCAGTCAAATGGGAGCATCGCAGTTCATCTTATGAATTCAATGATGATGAATATTTCACTACCATGAAATCAGCGTGGTTCATGGAGGAATTCATTGCGAGGAATTGTGCTGTAATGGATAAGTATGATCCGAAAAAAAATGTGGCTCTGGTTGTAGACGAATGGGGCGGGTGGTATGATCCGGACCCGCGGGGAAACGGAGCTTTATATCAGCAGAATACCATGCGCGATGCGATGATTGCTGGTCTCACCTTGAATATTTTTAACAACCATGCCGATCGCGTGCGAATGGCCAACCTCGCCCAAACAGTTAACGCTCTGCAGTCGGTGATCCTTACACAAAAGGAAAAAATGATCCTCACGCCTACTTACCATGTGATGGAAATGTACAAAGTGCACCAGGATGCTACGCTAGTACCTGTCAGTATCTCAATCCGGGAATTCGTGCGAGGGGAAAATAAACTTCAAGCTGTATCAGCTTCCGCCTCGATAGACGCAACCGGGAAGATGCATATCTCGCTGGTGAACCTCGATAACAAAACAAGCGAACCGCTGGTGATCAACCTGAAAGGATTTCATGCGAATAAGATTGGCGGACGGATGTTGACTTCTGCCAAGGTGCAGGACCACAACACTTTTGAAAATCCTAGCCTCGTGACACCCAAAAATTACTCCGAGGCAAAGCTTTCCAACGACAAAATAACGTTGACGCTACCACCAGTTTCCGTTGTCGTTTTGGAACTAACCAGGTAA
- a CDS encoding peptidase M16: MSRKTISILVAFTLILLGSSTKKNSAPDFKIDFEKFKLDNGLEVVFHIDRSDPVVAVALTTHVGSAREKEKRTGFAHLFEHLLFLESENLGKGGLDKLSARIGGAGANGSTSFDITNYFQTVPNDALEKMLWAEADKLGWFINTVTDPVLAKEKQVVKNEKRQGVDNQPYGHTFYVINKNLYPADHPYNWQVIGSLEDLQNATLADVKEFFKRWYVPNNVTLTVAGDFDLVQAKAWVKKYFDEIPKGAPVERLKPIPVKVESNKKLYHEDNFARLPELTLVWPSVERYHPDSYALNILADYLSRGKNAPLNQVLIDEKKLTSNVRMVSQTFELTGQVRLAVRAFEDKDLDDVAVAIAGVLAGFEQKGISQKDLNRIKAGSETDFYNQLSSVLGKGSQLAQYNILRGDPGFANEDIKRTMAVTPADVMRVYKTYIKDKNYVATSFVPKGRQAAALEGSIKAEVVEEKVVQGAEEKFDASTKATYEKTPSSFDRSVEPPYGKKPQTNIPNVWQASTDNGLKVYGIENHEVPLIQFNIIVDGGELLDDPTKVGVANLVAQMMMKGTKNKTTAQLEEAIEQLGARVIVNAATENITISVNSLSRNYSAIMKIVEEILLQPRWDETEFDLARKSTISNIKQQEATPNAVAQNAYNQLLYGKDNIRAQNILGSVASVEKITLEDLKSYYDKYISPSVARMLVVGDLGKAEIISGLASLNSGWKKKSVSIPLYAPAGETKSAQVYFYDIPDAKQSVLRIGYPALASGNADFYPAVVMNYILGGGGFASRLTQELREGKGYTYGIGSAFSGGKTNGPFTISSGVRTNVTYESAQLIKDILAQYPTTFSAQDLETTKSFMIKSNARAFETAGAKLNMLGNISEYGWKPDYIIGREKMVEDMTLEQIQKLARQYVDPGKMIWLVVGDANTQLKRMEQLGFGKPVLMNSVTPSGK; this comes from the coding sequence ATGTCAAGAAAAACGATTAGCATCCTAGTAGCTTTCACTCTTATCCTATTGGGCTCTTCGACTAAAAAGAATTCCGCACCGGATTTTAAGATTGACTTCGAAAAGTTCAAACTAGACAATGGACTGGAAGTAGTCTTTCATATTGATCGTTCGGACCCCGTAGTTGCTGTTGCCTTGACTACGCATGTGGGGTCAGCCCGGGAAAAAGAAAAAAGAACCGGATTTGCTCATCTCTTTGAGCACCTTCTCTTTCTCGAGTCCGAAAACCTTGGCAAAGGAGGCTTGGATAAACTAAGTGCCCGCATCGGGGGAGCTGGAGCCAATGGATCTACCAGTTTTGACATAACCAACTATTTTCAAACTGTGCCCAACGATGCACTCGAAAAAATGCTATGGGCAGAAGCAGATAAGTTAGGCTGGTTTATCAATACGGTTACTGATCCGGTATTGGCCAAAGAAAAGCAGGTTGTGAAAAACGAGAAAAGACAGGGCGTTGATAATCAGCCCTACGGTCATACGTTTTATGTGATCAACAAGAATTTATATCCTGCTGATCACCCCTACAACTGGCAGGTGATCGGGTCGCTGGAGGATTTGCAAAACGCTACCCTTGCCGATGTGAAAGAGTTTTTTAAACGCTGGTATGTTCCTAACAACGTTACGCTTACCGTTGCCGGTGATTTTGACCTGGTACAGGCAAAGGCATGGGTGAAGAAATATTTTGATGAGATCCCAAAGGGTGCACCGGTTGAACGATTGAAACCGATACCTGTGAAAGTAGAAAGCAACAAAAAACTTTATCACGAGGATAATTTCGCACGCTTGCCGGAGCTTACGCTGGTATGGCCTTCGGTTGAACGATATCATCCGGATTCTTATGCCTTGAATATTTTGGCCGATTACCTTTCCCGTGGAAAAAATGCACCGTTAAATCAGGTGCTGATTGATGAGAAAAAACTGACATCCAATGTGCGCATGGTAAGTCAGACATTCGAATTGACCGGTCAGGTGCGTCTGGCTGTCCGGGCATTTGAAGACAAAGACCTTGATGATGTAGCAGTGGCCATTGCAGGTGTGCTGGCCGGATTTGAACAAAAAGGAATATCACAAAAAGATTTGAACCGGATAAAGGCTGGTAGCGAAACGGATTTCTATAATCAGCTTTCCAGTGTTTTAGGCAAAGGGTCTCAGTTGGCGCAATACAACATCCTTAGAGGTGACCCCGGGTTTGCCAACGAAGACATTAAGCGAACAATGGCTGTGACGCCAGCGGATGTGATGCGAGTGTATAAAACCTATATCAAAGATAAAAACTATGTCGCCACCAGTTTTGTCCCCAAAGGACGCCAGGCTGCCGCTTTAGAAGGATCGATAAAGGCCGAAGTAGTTGAGGAAAAAGTAGTTCAGGGTGCTGAAGAGAAATTCGATGCATCAACGAAGGCAACGTATGAAAAAACTCCGTCTTCTTTCGATCGCTCGGTAGAACCTCCCTATGGAAAAAAACCTCAGACTAATATTCCGAACGTTTGGCAAGCGTCAACCGATAATGGACTCAAAGTATATGGGATTGAAAATCACGAAGTGCCCCTGATCCAGTTCAATATCATAGTTGATGGCGGAGAACTACTGGATGATCCGACTAAAGTAGGAGTGGCCAACCTCGTGGCCCAAATGATGATGAAAGGCACTAAAAATAAAACCACAGCCCAACTGGAGGAAGCCATTGAGCAGTTGGGTGCAAGGGTAATAGTGAATGCCGCTACGGAAAACATAACTATTTCGGTAAATAGCCTTAGCCGGAATTACAGTGCTATCATGAAGATCGTTGAAGAAATTCTGCTTCAACCCCGTTGGGATGAAACTGAATTTGACCTCGCCCGGAAATCAACCATAAGCAACATTAAGCAGCAGGAAGCTACTCCGAATGCAGTGGCTCAAAATGCTTATAACCAATTGCTATATGGTAAAGACAATATCCGGGCGCAAAACATATTAGGTAGTGTTGCGTCTGTGGAGAAGATAACCCTGGAGGACCTTAAATCTTATTATGACAAATACATTTCACCTTCCGTGGCTCGTATGCTCGTAGTGGGTGATCTGGGGAAAGCTGAAATAATATCCGGGCTGGCCAGCCTGAATTCAGGTTGGAAAAAGAAGAGCGTCTCAATTCCGCTATATGCGCCTGCCGGTGAAACGAAATCTGCGCAAGTTTATTTTTATGATATACCGGATGCCAAGCAGTCGGTCTTGCGTATAGGTTATCCTGCACTTGCCTCCGGCAATGCTGATTTCTATCCTGCCGTAGTTATGAATTACATATTGGGAGGCGGTGGATTTGCATCGCGCCTGACGCAGGAACTACGCGAGGGAAAAGGGTATACCTATGGGATCGGATCTGCATTTAGCGGAGGGAAGACAAACGGGCCTTTCACGATAAGCAGTGGAGTTCGTACCAACGTTACCTATGAATCAGCTCAGTTGATAAAAGATATCCTGGCTCAATATCCAACTACTTTTTCCGCGCAAGACCTGGAGACAACGAAAAGCTTCATGATAAAAAGTAATGCCCGTGCCTTTGAGACGGCTGGCGCCAAACTCAATATGCTCGGAAACATCAGCGAGTATGGTTGGAAACCAGACTATATTATAGGGCGTGAAAAAATGGTGGAGGATATGACTCTGGAGCAAATTCAGAAATTAGCCCGTCAGTATGTTGATCCTGGCAAAATGATTTGGCTTGTGGTGGGTGACGCGAATACGCAATTGAAAAGAATGGAGCAACTCGGGTTTGGGAAACCGGTTCTTATGAACAGTGTAACGCCATCAGGGAAGTAA